A genomic region of Novipirellula aureliae contains the following coding sequences:
- a CDS encoding 4Fe-4S dicluster domain-containing protein, with translation MTIKSINGCIGCEECVKSCPCDVIRIDPKSGKAVIAYPADCQICHLCRMYCPVDAIEMSPDKSIPVIMPWG, from the coding sequence ATGACGATTAAAAGCATCAACGGCTGCATTGGCTGCGAGGAGTGTGTCAAGTCTTGTCCCTGCGACGTCATTCGCATTGATCCGAAAAGCGGCAAGGCAGTGATCGCGTATCCCGCTGATTGTCAGATATGCCATCTCTGCCGTATGTATTGCCCAGTGGATGCGATCGAGATGTCGCCGGATAAGTCGATTCCCGTCATCATGCCTTGGGGGTGA
- a CDS encoding ferric reductase-like transmembrane domain-containing protein, whose translation MKVDGKTFAIASGLAMFIGLPLLLYATGDAPGRSALKESLSILTLLAFSLMLSQFFLARSNVTLISLFKPRQIQRFHKVIAYGAVAVILVHPFLIVLPRYFEAGIEPWDAFVTMMTTFESRGILLGMAAWVLLLSLSISAFFRVGISKHLPLKYRGWRYLHSVLAISMVVVAIWHAIDLGRHTDVAMSVFFIAVTVLGVAMLANLYWGAASEKSPETSKSQGSQT comes from the coding sequence ATGAAGGTCGATGGAAAAACGTTTGCGATCGCTTCTGGATTGGCGATGTTCATTGGGCTGCCGCTACTGCTCTACGCAACGGGCGATGCGCCGGGACGTTCGGCCCTGAAGGAGTCGCTCTCGATCCTGACACTGCTCGCGTTCTCTTTGATGCTGTCTCAGTTTTTTCTTGCCCGCAGCAACGTGACTCTGATCAGCCTCTTTAAGCCTCGACAGATTCAGCGTTTTCATAAGGTGATCGCCTATGGAGCTGTTGCGGTGATACTCGTGCATCCATTCCTGATCGTCTTGCCACGATACTTCGAGGCGGGTATTGAGCCGTGGGATGCGTTTGTCACGATGATGACCACATTTGAAAGCCGCGGTATTCTGCTAGGGATGGCTGCCTGGGTGCTGTTGTTGTCGCTGAGTATATCGGCTTTCTTTCGAGTCGGAATTAGCAAGCACTTGCCGCTCAAGTACCGTGGCTGGCGTTACCTCCATAGCGTGCTAGCGATCTCAATGGTCGTCGTGGCAATATGGCATGCCATTGATTTGGGACGCCACACGGACGTTGCGATGTCCGTCTTCTTCATTGCAGTGACGGTTCTCGGTGTCGCTATGTTGGCAAATCTATATTGGGGCGCGGCGTCCGAGAAATCTCCCGAAACCTC
- a CDS encoding arylamine N-acetyltransferase family protein yields MTNLHSYFERIQHDGTVSCDLQTLRSIVFAHATSIPFEGLDPLAGVSVSLEHDAIFDKLVRRQRGGYCFEQNALLSWALRKVGFDVAELSARVWYNTPEGVTPPRTHIFLAVTIDGKRWLADCGVGGSTPTGLMELDRIGDEQNLLNETRRIVVIEGRHVPTFLHQVKQGDTWSDVYEFTGETMPKIDQEMGNWWTSRHPDSKFRKNVIVALLNRDGTRTSLVNNAFLHRRAEEILERIEIRSREQLDALLRERFGLDLPATADVRSLFV; encoded by the coding sequence ATGACGAATCTACACAGCTATTTCGAACGAATTCAGCATGACGGCACTGTTTCCTGTGATTTACAAACGCTCCGATCGATCGTGTTTGCTCACGCGACATCGATACCGTTTGAAGGTCTGGACCCGCTCGCCGGCGTTTCGGTTTCGCTTGAACACGACGCGATCTTTGACAAGCTCGTTCGGCGTCAGCGTGGCGGATATTGTTTCGAGCAAAACGCATTGCTGTCGTGGGCGCTTCGCAAAGTCGGTTTCGACGTAGCCGAGTTGTCAGCGCGGGTCTGGTACAACACGCCGGAAGGGGTGACACCGCCACGAACTCATATTTTTCTTGCCGTGACGATTGACGGCAAGCGGTGGCTTGCCGATTGCGGTGTCGGAGGTTCGACGCCGACTGGGCTGATGGAACTGGATCGGATTGGCGACGAACAAAACTTGCTCAACGAGACACGGCGAATCGTTGTGATCGAAGGGCGTCACGTTCCCACCTTCTTGCACCAGGTGAAGCAGGGTGACACGTGGAGCGACGTCTACGAATTCACCGGCGAGACGATGCCGAAGATCGACCAGGAAATGGGGAATTGGTGGACGAGCCGCCATCCCGATTCCAAGTTTCGCAAAAATGTGATCGTGGCGTTGCTAAATCGCGACGGCACACGGACCAGTCTCGTGAACAACGCGTTTCTGCATCGTCGCGCGGAAGAAATTTTGGAACGTATCGAGATCCGAAGCCGCGAACAACTCGACGCATTGCTTCGCGAGCGGTTCGGGCTCGACTTACCGGCCACCGCTGATGTGCGTTCCTTGTTCGTTTGA